CCATTATAAGTAATTGCGTGCAAAATCTCCCTTTTATCAAGACCCAGTGTTAAGTGCCTTGAACCTTCTTTTACTATGCCACCTTTGCCTGACATTTACACCAATCTGAATACGGTCTAAAAATTAGGCAATTCCACGTCAAATCTCGTTTCTGGCGTGTTTGCCTCGGGAAGCGGAACGAACCCTCTTTCTACGTTAGACATGATCGGCAATTATACATCTAAGTAGAAGCAATCAAACTAAGGTCCAATATTGTTATAATATAAGTTACCTCATGGAAGATTTTCGGCCGCAAGTCTCAAGTCAAGTTCAACGCTTAAAATTCCTCATCAAGCACTACGCAAAAGCAATCATTATTTTTTTGGTTGTGGTTTTCTTTCTAATTCCGGTAATTACTTATTTGTGGTTTGTAAGAGACCTTGGAGACAAAAATAGCATCATGAATAGGAATAATTCGGGCGTTCAGCTTCTGGACGACAAAGGTGAAGTCTTCTTTACGTTTTACAGCCCGAAGGAAATTACATTTGTGCCGCTTTCGGATATATCCGTCAATATTCAGGAAGCGGTTGTTGCGGCGGAAGACAAAGACTTTTACGAAAATCGTGGATTTTCTCCAAGGGGTATCGGTAGAGCTTTTGTGAATAACATCACTTCGGCCGCCATTAAAGAAGGCGGATCAACGATTACTCAGCAGCTTGTAAAAACTGCGCTTTTGAGCTCGCATCGTAATTTTCTTAGAAAATATCAGGAGTTAATTTTGGCTCTTGATATCGAAAGGCGCTATTCAAAAGAAGACATTTTGGAAATGTACCTGAACACTATTTATTTTGGTGAAGGCGAATTTGGAATTGAAAACGCTGCGCAGAAATACTTCGGCAAGAAGGCAAAGGATCTCAACTTAGCTGAATCCTCGATGTTAGTTGCAATCCTGCCGGCTCCTTCAGCGTTGTCGCCAATTTCGGGGGATGCGGATCGGGCAAAACAAAGGCAGGAAATGGTGCTTTCTCAAATGGAAGAACAAGGTTACATAACAGAAAAAGAAAAGGACGCAGCTGTTGCTGCCACAATACGATATGCGCCACAGAAAGAAGAAGAGGTCAACACTATCGCGCCGCATTTTGCGCTAATGGTTAGGGACTATTTGATAGAAGAGTTTGGGGAAGAAAAAATAACGAGAAACGGGTACAAGGTTAAGACTACGTTAAACCGAGAGTGGCAAGAATACGCTCAAACGACAGTCTTGAACCGTGTAAACGCTCTTGCGAGAAATAAGGTCACAAATGGCGCAGCCATTGTACAAGACCCAAAGACGGGTGAAATTAAGGTGTTGGTTGGATCCAAAGAATGGAGCAACGACGATTTTGGAAAGTTTAATATAGCCGTTGCCAATAGACAGCCGGGTTCTTCTTTTAAACCGATTATTTACTCGAGAGCTATCGAGGATAAAGACATTACGGCAGCGTCGCTTATTGACGACAAAGCGACTTCTTTTGGAAATTACAAACCAAATAATTACGACAAGAAGTTTAGAGGACCTGTGACTGTACGAAGGTCTCTTGCGAATTCCTTGAACATTCCTTCAGTCAAAATAATGGAGCAGGTCGGCGTTAAGAATGGTGTAGATCAAGCCGAAAAAATGGGCATTACGACTCTTGATAAGAAGACGGACTACGGACTTCCCTTAGTTCTTGGCGCTGGAGAGGTCAAGCTCATTGAGCTTACGGGTGCGTATGCGACTTTGGCAAACAAAGGCGAGCATAAGGCGCCAAAATTTATTCTGGAAATCAAAGATAAAAAAGGTGAGGACGTTGATGTTGATGATCCGAAATCTGAGGCTGACGGGATAGATGAAGGAGCAGCTTTTATCATTTCCTCTATACTTTCCGATGCGAATGCAAGAGCAGAAGTTTTTGGGTCTGCGCTTAATACTTCCCGAAATGCTGCTGTTAAAACGGGCACGACGGAAAATTTTAGGGATGCTTGGACGATGGGGTATACACCCAGCGTAGTTGTCGGTGTCTGGGTCGGCAACAACGACAATACGCCTATGGACAATATTGCGGGGTCTTTGGGTGCGGCGCCTATTTTTACTGCACTCATGAACAGAATTTCTGGCGAACTACCAAATGAATCTTTTTCGCAACCGGGGTCTGTCGTTCAAAAGCAAATTTGTTTGGAGCCGGGTCAGATATTTAATCCTTCACCCAATCCAAGTCCGTCTGCCTCCCCAGGGCTCTCTGCTCTCAAAGAATTCTTCTTAAAAGGTACGGAGCCAAAAGAATGTGAGCTGCCGAGCCCTACACCTTCACCTAGCCCGTCTGCGAGCCCATCACCAAGTCCAACAGAACAACCTCAACCATCACCGTCTCCTTCGCCGAGTCCAATACCCCCTTCACCGTCCCCTATCCTGTCCCCTTCCCCGCTACCGTCTCCACTAACTCCTTAAACTGTCATTCTGATCGAGATTCGGTAAACTCACGGGCCCCCTTTAATAGCGCCTGAGCGAAGTCGAAGGGATTCTGGAGTCGCTTCGCTCCCCAGAATGACAATGAGTTTGCAGGGAGAGACTTTTCCAAAAATTGTTATACTGAGTGGAAAGGTTCTTATCTCTGTGGCTAATGTCTTTTTACAACTTGCCGTCGTCTTATTTTTATCTTCTATTTTCGGCTTTTTAGTCCTAAGGTTTAAGCTTCCCTTGGTCGTTGCTTATCTTTTGGCAGGTGTCAGCTTGTCGTTTGCGGCCCTTTTTGACCCCGGACACTCCCCCGTTCTTGAGATCCTTCCGGAAATTGGAATCGCGTTTGTTTTGTTCTTGATTGGAATGGAGTTGGATCTGCGAGAAATTAAATCTTTGGGCAAGCCGATTGTCGTTTCTGCTGCCGGGCAAATTTTAATTTCGACGCTTGCAGGTTTTGGCATCGCCAAACTTCTTGGTTTTACGCCTGTTGAGAGTGTTTATCTGGGTATGGGCCTGGCGTTTTCTTCGACTGTTGTCGTCATTAAAATGCTTCTGGAAAATCGGGAACTCAATTCACTTCACGGGAAACTCTCAATCGGAATTTTATTGGTAGAAGACTTGGTAGCAATTGCTGCTCTTATGGTTCTTACGGTCAGTAGTTCGACCTTCTCTATCGGCCTACAGGAAAGTTGGCCGCTTCTTGCACTGATCTTAAAAGCTTTTGGTCTTTTTGCGCTTACATTTATTTTTGCAAAATATATTCTCGAGCGGATATTTAAGGCTGTTGCAAGTTCGGTAGAATTGCTGTTTTTGACCGCAATAACGTGGTGTTTTGTGTTTACGAGTATTGCCGTCCTTGCAGGTTTTTCGGTTGTCATCGGCGCGTTTTTGGCAGGAGTTGCCCTCGCGTCATCACCGTACCACTTGCAAATTCAAGGCAAAATTAAGCCGCTGCGAGATTTTTTCGTTACTTTGTTTTTTGTTTATCTAGGAACTCAAGCCAATCCTCGAGATCTTGTAAGCGCTTGGCCGACGATTCTGGTCTTTACCGTTTTTGCTCTTCTTTTAAAGCCACTTATATACATGGTTATTTTGTCAAGGTTCGGCTTCCGCAAGCATACGCTCTTTCAAACGTCTTTGAACCTCTCACAGGTTTCTGAATTCTCGCTTGTTTTGCTTTTAGTTGGAGTCCAAGCTGGTAATGCTTCGTCGAGGGCGCTTTCTGTAATGGCGATCGTCGCAGTTATTTCGATAATTGCTTCCTCTATTCTCATTTATTACTCAAGGAAAGTTTACCCGTTCTTGTCTTCTGTTATCGGGTTTTTCGAACATCACACGAAAACTCATTCCATGGAGGCGAGGGAAGAAGATGGGCTGGAGGATCATGTTGTGATTGTTGGCGCGCACAGAATTGGTAGACCGCTGGTTCGGTATTTGATGCGCGAAAAGATACCTTTTGTGGTTATGGATTTCAATCCGAACATCGTTACGGAACTTAGGGAGAAAAATATTAACGTTGTTTATGGCGATATCGGTGATCCTGACATGCACGAAGCGCTGCATCTGGAAAAGGCGAAACTTGTAATAAGCACGGCAAACAGCATGGCAGACAATGAATTTTTGATTGCGGAATGCAAAAGGAGAAAATCGCCTGCCAAAATATTGGTTAGAGCCTTGGATCATGAACACGCTGAAGCGCTAAAGGCGCTTGGAGCTGATTACGTTATTCAACCGGAAAAAGTTTCTGGAATGTTTCTGGTGAACCAATTAAAAAAGAATTGGCCAAACGTTGCTTTCGCGGGATTATCTGTAAAGGCGGGGTGAGCTTTAATACTCTCCAAAAATGCGCTTTACTAGGGGAATTCTAGAGAGAATCCATACAATAAAGTGCGAAATTAAAAATACATATAAAATCTTTTTAATCATGTACAACCATAAATTAGAAGTAATTAAATGAATTGCCATATTCGCAAAATGATCTAAGAGGTCAATGATTAAAGGGTGTATTAGGTATATTCCGAAAGCGGTTGCCGAAAAATGTTTAATTATAAAAAAAGCCTTTTCCTTAAGTGGAGCCAAAAACTTGTCAATGTTTATTAGCAATTGGAAGATCAGCAATGACATTAAAATTACATTTGGGCTCAGATAGTCACCGAAATATTGTCCATTTGCTTCACTCCAGAAAAACCTTATATCCTGCAAAAGCAATTCTCTGTTCCAAAAGTTTAAAAAAGAAGTAAGTAACCACAAGCACAGGATTAAAGATATTGAAAATATAGCTTTTCTAATAGACAAGCGAGTATTCCTCAAGTAATCTCCCGCTAAAAAGTAGCCGATGTAAAGACTAAATAAAGTAAACGCGTTAATAAGTATTCCAGTTGCTGGAAAAGTATAAGAGGCTGCTGTTATTAAGAACCCAAACAAAAAACTTAATATTAAAAATCTTTTTTTATCTATAAGCGGCGCTTTATTTAAATTCTTTCTTAATAGGGGTGCGATCAAGTAAAGGCCAATTATAATTAATAGAAAATAAAGGTGAAATAAACTTCCCTTGAATACACTCTGGATTATATATTCTGGTGAAATTAGTTCACCCCACCAACGTTGCCTCCACAAAAAGTAAAAGATAGACCAGAAAACTAATGGGATGGCAATTCTGAAAAAGCTCTTATTTACCATCTTTGGAAAAGAGTAGTTTTTAGTAGGATCGAGAATAAGAAAACCGCTGAGCATTATAAAAAGCGGCACAGCAGACCTGGAGAGAGAGTTTATAAAATTGCCAAGCCACCAGGAAACACCACCAAAGTAATTTGTGGGGTTTACAAGTGCATCTGTTACGTGTAGGGAAATAACACCAACTATTGCTATGGTTCTTATAAAACCTACGGAGACTATAAATTTTTCACTACCTTCCTTCACTTTCGGGTCTTTTTTATTTATTGTAACAATATGTTATTCAACCGGAAAAAGTTTCGGGAATGTTTTTGGTGAACCAACTAAAAAAGAACTGGCCGAATGTGTCTTTTATCGGACTGTCGACTCAGTCCGCTTAAGTTTTCGTCTCCTATTCACTTTTCTGAGCCCCGCTTTTACAAGAGCCCTGTTCAATCTATCGAGAAATGACACTAGCTCTTCAGCGTGGTTGAATCCTTCTTCCTGCTTTCGAGCTTCATTTATAGCAAAAGCTATTTGGTCCACTTCTTCTTGGGAATACCCTGCTGCTAAAGTCAGGAATACATCTCTTTCTTCTTCAGCTAGGTTTAGTGCTTGGGTCATTCTCAAAGCGCCTTCGTGGTTAACTTCTCTAGTTCCGTTAATAATATCATTTACGGTTCTCGGCAGATACCTTGTCCTCCTGGCCAACTCTCGGACTGTTATACCGCCATTACTCTTATCTATATGCTGCTGGATGATTTGACCAAATTCTACGGTCATGATGTCAGGAATAATAAATTATAGGATCAAGTGTGTCAAATACCTATGCTGAGAGATTATATCAGTTTGTGAGGAGTTTGCTCTTCATTAAGTCACGGAGTTGATTCGGGTTTTTCATAAGATTTACTTCGATCCACGATTTGTATTCTCCGTGTTTGTTTAACATATTAAGTTCGGAAGCGAAAATTTCGCATTCAAGCCAGAAAAATCTCTTGCTAAAATTTATAGCTTCTGTTTTGTCGAGCCGAAAATTTGTCGGCTGGACCTTTTGGAGAAGAGAAATAGTGCTGCTGTCTAAGAATTGTGAAAGGTATTTAACTGGTTGAGACCTGGAAGTTAACCAGAAAACGGAATAGTTGTGCAAAATGTATTTGAGAAATTCGTCGAGGTGGAGAGCTGGTATTACACCTTTAGTTAAAATTACTCCGTCGATGTCGATGTAAACGTTAATGTTTTTGCGCATAAAGTTGTTTCGTGAGTAGGGGAAAAAGATACTGTGTAAGCTATCTTTAGCTTGTCTAATCAAAAATTAGTTCGAAGTTATGCAGATTTAGTTCAAGTCTGCAAATCTGGAGTAAGTATAGCACAAATTCCTTGATTAAACTATAGGTTGAAGTGGCTAGCTTCAAATTCTTTTGCCAATAGGGAAATTCTAAGCAATGGACTTAGGAGTTTGTCATAGCTGAAAACTTCATTATATTGATATAATGAAACGAAGAGGTGTTAAAAGTGGGTTCGGAATGTTTGTGATTTATTTATCCTTTTATATTAAAAAATAGATCTCAAGTTTGCCAGGTGTCAAAGAAAAAGATCTTTCTAGCTTTAGGCGCTGTTATATTTTTCGTCTTCGTTTTAATAGGCGTTACCGCTTCGAGTCCTTCAACATCTCCGGACCAAGTTAAGTCTGAATCGACAGTTGAACCAAAAGCAGAAGAAAAAGTTCAGGACGTTTCGTCAGAATCTGTTGAATCCCTTAGTCCTGCACCGTCACTCGTCCTCTCTACGTCTACTCCTTCCCCCTCCCCGACCTTAAAACCTACACCGATCCCAACTCCTACTGCAAAGCAATTACTTGTGCAAATGGTACATACGTAAACAGTGTGGGAAACACTGTTCGTAGACCAGAGTTTGCTCCGACAGCTCCACCCGGAGCTACGGCCTTATGCAGAGATGGTTCCTATTCTTACAGTCAAAGCCGAAGAGGAACTTGCTCCCACCATGGCGGCGTCGCTCAGTGGCTGTAGGTTTTCCTAATTTTTGTGATAAAATTATTCAAGCTTTTAGGCTCCATCGTCTATCGGTTAGGACGGGACCCTTTCAAGGTCCAGAGCGGGGTTCGACTCCCCGTGGAGCCACCAACAAATTAGCTTGAGGCATTCTCCTTTGTTATAATCGTCGACCATGCTACCAGAATCTGGTTTTCTTCCTCCATTCCGCGGTCGTTATCAGACCGTATACGGCCACGATATTTACGGAGCCGACGATTTTCCCAACCAGCTCATAAGAAAAACTGATTATTCAACCTTCCACCAATTAAGAAAAGATATCACCGCTTATTCAACGGTAAAAAAATGTCACCAAGAACTTCAGGACCAATATGGGATCTCC
The DNA window shown above is from Candidatus Curtissbacteria bacterium and carries:
- a CDS encoding acyltransferase family protein, with the protein product MKEGSEKFIVSVGFIRTIAIVGVISLHVTDALVNPTNYFGGVSWWLGNFINSLSRSAVPLFIMLSGFLILDPTKNYSFPKMVNKSFFRIAIPLVFWSIFYFLWRQRWWGELISPEYIIQSVFKGSLFHLYFLLIIIGLYLIAPLLRKNLNKAPLIDKKRFLILSFLFGFLITAASYTFPATGILINAFTLFSLYIGYFLAGDYLRNTRLSIRKAIFSISLILCLWLLTSFLNFWNRELLLQDIRFFWSEANGQYFGDYLSPNVILMSLLIFQLLINIDKFLAPLKEKAFFIIKHFSATAFGIYLIHPLIIDLLDHFANMAIHLITSNLWLYMIKKILYVFLISHFIVWILSRIPLVKRIFGEY
- a CDS encoding PBP1A family penicillin-binding protein, encoding MEDFRPQVSSQVQRLKFLIKHYAKAIIIFLVVVFFLIPVITYLWFVRDLGDKNSIMNRNNSGVQLLDDKGEVFFTFYSPKEITFVPLSDISVNIQEAVVAAEDKDFYENRGFSPRGIGRAFVNNITSAAIKEGGSTITQQLVKTALLSSHRNFLRKYQELILALDIERRYSKEDILEMYLNTIYFGEGEFGIENAAQKYFGKKAKDLNLAESSMLVAILPAPSALSPISGDADRAKQRQEMVLSQMEEQGYITEKEKDAAVAATIRYAPQKEEEVNTIAPHFALMVRDYLIEEFGEEKITRNGYKVKTTLNREWQEYAQTTVLNRVNALARNKVTNGAAIVQDPKTGEIKVLVGSKEWSNDDFGKFNIAVANRQPGSSFKPIIYSRAIEDKDITAASLIDDKATSFGNYKPNNYDKKFRGPVTVRRSLANSLNIPSVKIMEQVGVKNGVDQAEKMGITTLDKKTDYGLPLVLGAGEVKLIELTGAYATLANKGEHKAPKFILEIKDKKGEDVDVDDPKSEADGIDEGAAFIISSILSDANARAEVFGSALNTSRNAAVKTGTTENFRDAWTMGYTPSVVVGVWVGNNDNTPMDNIAGSLGAAPIFTALMNRISGELPNESFSQPGSVVQKQICLEPGQIFNPSPNPSPSASPGLSALKEFFLKGTEPKECELPSPTPSPSPSASPSPSPTEQPQPSPSPSPSPIPPSPSPILSPSPLPSPLTP
- a CDS encoding cation:proton antiporter, translated to MANVFLQLAVVLFLSSIFGFLVLRFKLPLVVAYLLAGVSLSFAALFDPGHSPVLEILPEIGIAFVLFLIGMELDLREIKSLGKPIVVSAAGQILISTLAGFGIAKLLGFTPVESVYLGMGLAFSSTVVVIKMLLENRELNSLHGKLSIGILLVEDLVAIAALMVLTVSSSTFSIGLQESWPLLALILKAFGLFALTFIFAKYILERIFKAVASSVELLFLTAITWCFVFTSIAVLAGFSVVIGAFLAGVALASSPYHLQIQGKIKPLRDFFVTLFFVYLGTQANPRDLVSAWPTILVFTVFALLLKPLIYMVILSRFGFRKHTLFQTSLNLSQVSEFSLVLLLVGVQAGNASSRALSVMAIVAVISIIASSILIYYSRKVYPFLSSVIGFFEHHTKTHSMEAREEDGLEDHVVIVGAHRIGRPLVRYLMREKIPFVVMDFNPNIVTELREKNINVVYGDIGDPDMHEALHLEKAKLVISTANSMADNEFLIAECKRRKSPAKILVRALDHEHAEALKALGADYVIQPEKVSGMFLVNQLKKNWPNVAFAGLSVKAG